The following proteins come from a genomic window of Hymenobacter canadensis:
- the ybeY gene encoding rRNA maturation RNase YbeY: protein MSDLPTQHDDQDDDDFGPNEGAGIEFLVEDVDFKVADAEELTSWIERVAEVHEYEIVQLTYIFCSDEYLHKVNVEYLDHDTYTDVITFDNADDADIIEGDIFISVDRVRENAVTHGVTFRDELHRVMIHGVLHLLGYADKDLLSQTAMRKKEDDCLLLRTF from the coding sequence ATGAGCGACCTGCCAACCCAGCACGATGACCAGGACGACGATGATTTCGGGCCCAACGAGGGCGCGGGCATTGAGTTTTTGGTCGAGGATGTCGATTTTAAAGTTGCTGATGCCGAGGAGCTGACCTCCTGGATTGAGCGGGTAGCCGAGGTACACGAGTACGAAATCGTGCAGCTCACCTACATCTTCTGCTCCGACGAGTACTTGCACAAAGTAAACGTGGAGTACCTCGACCACGACACCTACACCGACGTCATCACCTTCGACAACGCCGACGACGCCGACATCATCGAGGGCGACATCTTCATTTCGGTGGACCGGGTGCGCGAAAACGCCGTCACCCACGGCGTCACTTTCCGCGACGAGCTGCACCGCGTCATGATTCACGGTGTGCTACACCTGCTCGGCTACGCCGACAAGGACCTGCTCAGCCAGACCGCCATGCGCAAAAAGGAAGACGACTGCCTGCTGCTGCGCACGTTCTAA
- the mnmG gene encoding tRNA uridine-5-carboxymethylaminomethyl(34) synthesis enzyme MnmG yields MQQEEYDVIVVGAGHAGCEAAAAAANMGSKVLLVTMNMNTIAQMSCNPAMGGVAKGQIVREVDALGGQSGLITDKTMIQFRMLNRSKGPAMWSPRAQSDRMRFAEEWRMTLEQTPNVDFWQEAVMGLVVEEGVCVGVKTQLGIEFRGKSVVLTNGTFLNGLIHIGEKQFGGGRAAEKGSTGITEQLIELGFEAGRMKTGTPPRVDGRSLDYSKMEEQAGDAEPSKFSYLDTPALRNQRPCYITYTNPEVHEILKEGFEKSPMFQGRIKGLGPRYCPSVEDKINRFADKDRHQIFVEPEGWSTVEVYVNGFSSSLPEDVQYRALRKIAGFENAKMFRPGYAIEYDFFPPTQLQLTLETKRIQNLYFAGQINGTTGYEEAACQGLMAGINAHNKVHGKAPFVLKRSEAYIGVLIDDLVNKGTDEPYRMFTSRAEHRLLLRQDNADLRLTPLGYELGLASEERMQLVREKEQQTKEVAKLLKNFGIEAQDINPWLTEIGSAVISEKTRAVNLLRRPGIELPALARVLPELTLALAPYRPDALEQAEILVKYEAYLEKEHQQAARVQELENFVIQGRLDYTAMPALSHEAREKLLKVQPETLGQASRISGVSPADVSVLMVYLGR; encoded by the coding sequence ATGCAGCAAGAAGAATACGATGTCATTGTAGTAGGAGCCGGCCACGCCGGCTGCGAGGCCGCCGCCGCGGCCGCCAACATGGGCTCAAAGGTCCTGCTGGTGACGATGAATATGAACACCATCGCGCAGATGTCGTGCAACCCGGCCATGGGCGGGGTAGCCAAGGGCCAGATTGTGCGCGAGGTGGACGCGCTGGGCGGCCAGTCGGGCCTTATCACCGACAAAACTATGATTCAGTTCCGGATGCTGAACCGCTCGAAAGGCCCCGCCATGTGGAGCCCCCGGGCGCAGTCGGACCGCATGCGCTTTGCCGAGGAGTGGCGCATGACGCTGGAGCAGACCCCCAATGTGGACTTCTGGCAGGAAGCCGTCATGGGCCTCGTGGTGGAAGAGGGCGTGTGCGTGGGCGTGAAAACCCAGCTCGGCATCGAGTTCCGGGGTAAGTCGGTGGTGCTTACCAACGGCACGTTCCTGAACGGCCTAATCCACATCGGCGAAAAGCAGTTCGGTGGCGGCCGGGCGGCTGAGAAGGGGAGCACCGGCATCACGGAACAGCTGATTGAGCTGGGCTTTGAGGCGGGCCGCATGAAAACCGGCACCCCACCCCGCGTGGACGGCCGCTCGCTCGACTACAGCAAAATGGAGGAGCAGGCCGGCGACGCCGAGCCGAGCAAGTTCAGCTACCTCGACACGCCCGCCCTGCGCAACCAGCGCCCGTGCTACATCACCTACACCAACCCCGAGGTCCACGAAATCCTGAAGGAAGGCTTCGAGAAGTCGCCTATGTTCCAGGGCCGCATCAAGGGCCTGGGGCCGCGCTACTGCCCATCGGTGGAGGACAAAATCAACCGCTTCGCCGACAAGGACCGCCACCAGATTTTCGTAGAGCCGGAAGGTTGGTCTACGGTAGAGGTGTACGTGAACGGCTTTTCGAGCAGCCTGCCCGAGGACGTGCAGTACCGCGCCCTGCGTAAGATTGCCGGCTTCGAAAACGCCAAGATGTTCCGGCCCGGCTACGCCATCGAGTACGACTTCTTCCCGCCGACCCAGCTCCAGCTCACCCTGGAAACCAAGCGGATCCAGAACCTGTACTTCGCGGGCCAGATCAACGGTACCACGGGCTACGAGGAGGCCGCCTGCCAGGGCCTGATGGCCGGCATCAACGCCCATAACAAAGTCCACGGTAAAGCCCCCTTCGTGCTCAAGCGGAGTGAGGCGTACATCGGTGTGCTCATCGACGACCTCGTCAACAAAGGCACCGACGAGCCCTACCGCATGTTCACGAGCCGCGCCGAGCACCGCCTGCTGCTGCGCCAGGACAACGCCGACCTGCGCCTCACGCCCCTGGGCTACGAGTTGGGGCTGGCCTCGGAGGAGCGCATGCAGCTGGTGCGCGAAAAGGAGCAACAGACCAAGGAAGTAGCCAAGCTGCTGAAGAATTTCGGCATCGAGGCCCAAGACATCAACCCCTGGCTCACAGAAATCGGCTCGGCCGTTATCAGCGAGAAAACCCGCGCCGTGAACCTGCTGCGCCGCCCCGGCATTGAGTTGCCGGCCCTGGCCCGCGTGCTGCCCGAACTCACGCTAGCCCTGGCCCCGTACCGCCCCGACGCGCTGGAGCAGGCCGAAATTCTGGTCAAGTACGAGGCCTATCTGGAGAAGGAGCACCAGCAGGCCGCCCGCGTGCAGGAGCTGGAAAACTTCGTGATTCAGGGCCGCCTCGACTACACCGCCATGCCCGCCCTCTCGCACGAAGCCCGCGAGAAGCTGCTCAAGGTTCAGCCCGAAACCCTGGGTCAGGCCAGCCGCATCAGCGGTGTTTCGCCGGCCGACGTGTCGGTGTTGATGGTGTATTTGGGGCGGTAG
- a CDS encoding GNAT family N-acetyltransferase, which yields MSATPQPIRIVPGPALDYYLGQGYYRMHQDLFTCRFLPIEGELYTVHWLRLELARVHYGPEQRRLLRLAERFTIRRRPFQLTTELEELYAAYRASITFDAPPTVEAFLLAGATHNVFSTEVLEIRDGARLVAAGIFDNGARTLAGIMNFYHPEYRKFSLGKVLMLLKLEHARALGHHYYYPGYVVHNYPKFDYKLFPCPTATEVFNCLTGQWLPFSWPEVHRQSADLLADWNEDDFAPTDEA from the coding sequence ATGTCCGCTACCCCGCAACCTATCCGCATTGTTCCCGGCCCGGCGCTGGATTACTACCTGGGCCAGGGCTACTACCGGATGCACCAGGACCTGTTTACCTGCCGGTTTTTGCCCATCGAGGGCGAGTTATACACGGTGCACTGGCTACGGCTGGAGCTGGCCCGCGTGCACTACGGCCCCGAGCAGCGCCGCCTGCTGCGCCTGGCGGAGCGCTTTACCATCCGGCGGCGCCCGTTCCAGCTTACTACTGAGCTGGAAGAGCTGTACGCGGCTTACCGCGCGTCCATCACCTTCGATGCGCCGCCCACGGTGGAGGCGTTTCTGCTGGCCGGCGCCACCCACAACGTGTTCAGCACGGAGGTACTGGAAATCCGGGACGGGGCGCGGCTGGTAGCGGCGGGCATCTTCGATAACGGGGCCCGCACCCTGGCCGGCATCATGAACTTCTACCACCCGGAGTACCGCAAGTTCAGTTTGGGCAAGGTGCTGATGCTGCTGAAGCTGGAGCACGCCCGCGCCCTGGGCCACCACTACTATTACCCCGGCTACGTGGTCCACAACTACCCCAAGTTCGACTACAAGCTGTTCCCGTGCCCAACCGCTACGGAAGTATTCAACTGCCTGACCGGGCAGTGGCTGCCGTTTTCCTGGCCGGAAGTACACCGGCAATCGGCTGATTTGCTGGCCGATTGGAACGAAGACGACTTCGCGCCCACCGACGAGGCTTGA
- a CDS encoding class I SAM-dependent methyltransferase: MIYERLEKCPVCGKTEFRNKLVVEDKSVSKESFAIQQCEACSFQFTNPRPDAAHIGRYYESDEYVSHNSGAGGVINQAYKVARFFTMRRKVGLLNKLAPRKGRLFDYGCGTGHFLAAAKADGWQVAGWEPNARAREEATERVGQPVGTESLVTYQAGSFDAITLWHVLEHVHSLNETLTQLISLLKADGVLLIAVPNVDSLDAQHYRQDWAAYDVPRHLYHFSPKTMTQLLKKHKMQVMETLPMALDAYYVSMLSEKHRAERNGGMLAVLKAGYKSNQYAEQHEGQYSSLIYVATKR, translated from the coding sequence GTGATTTACGAGCGTTTGGAGAAGTGCCCGGTTTGCGGCAAAACGGAGTTTCGCAACAAGCTGGTGGTCGAGGACAAATCCGTCAGCAAGGAGAGTTTCGCCATTCAGCAGTGCGAGGCGTGCTCGTTCCAGTTTACAAACCCCCGGCCCGACGCCGCCCACATCGGCCGCTACTACGAGTCCGACGAGTACGTGTCGCATAACAGTGGGGCAGGAGGGGTGATTAACCAGGCCTACAAAGTGGCGCGCTTCTTCACGATGCGCCGCAAGGTGGGCCTGCTCAACAAGCTGGCGCCCCGCAAAGGCCGCCTCTTCGACTACGGCTGCGGCACGGGTCACTTTCTGGCCGCCGCCAAGGCCGATGGCTGGCAGGTGGCCGGCTGGGAGCCCAACGCCCGCGCCCGCGAGGAAGCCACCGAGCGGGTCGGGCAGCCGGTGGGCACCGAAAGCCTGGTCACGTATCAGGCGGGTTCGTTCGATGCCATTACGCTCTGGCACGTACTGGAACACGTTCATAGCCTGAACGAAACCCTCACCCAGCTCATCAGCTTGTTGAAGGCCGACGGCGTGCTGCTGATTGCGGTGCCCAACGTGGATAGCCTCGACGCCCAGCACTACCGCCAGGACTGGGCCGCCTACGACGTACCGCGCCACCTCTACCATTTCAGCCCCAAAACCATGACCCAGCTGCTCAAAAAGCACAAGATGCAGGTGATGGAAACGCTGCCGATGGCCCTGGATGCCTACTACGTGAGCATGCTCAGCGAGAAGCACCGCGCCGAGCGCAATGGCGGCATGCTGGCCGTGCTCAAGGCGGGCTACAAGTCCAACCAGTACGCCGAGCAGCACGAGGGGCAGTATTCGAGCCTGATTTACGTAGCCACCAAACGCTGA
- a CDS encoding ATP-binding protein — MKQVKIQIPSLVENIRVVESFIDNSKDAFHIEDDIYGNIMVAVTEAVNNAIRHGNKFDKDKNVYLSLYADQDKVRFEVEDEGQGFDYTNLIDPTAPENLENPGGRGIFLIRHLADEVEFQKDGRNVQLTFLLPVPSTDSDSAVNGAELHSH; from the coding sequence ATGAAGCAAGTTAAAATCCAGATTCCTTCCCTCGTTGAGAACATTCGCGTAGTGGAAAGCTTTATCGACAATTCGAAAGACGCCTTCCACATCGAGGACGACATCTATGGCAATATCATGGTGGCTGTCACGGAGGCGGTCAATAATGCTATTCGCCACGGCAACAAATTCGATAAGGACAAGAACGTCTACCTGTCGCTGTACGCTGATCAGGACAAGGTGCGCTTCGAGGTGGAGGACGAGGGCCAGGGCTTCGACTACACCAACCTGATTGACCCCACGGCTCCCGAAAACCTGGAAAACCCCGGTGGCCGCGGCATATTCCTGATCCGCCACCTCGCCGACGAGGTGGAGTTCCAGAAAGACGGCCGCAACGTGCAGCTCACCTTCTTACTGCCCGTGCCTTCTACCGATTCCGACTCGGCCGTCAACGGCGCCGAACTACATTCCCACTAA
- a CDS encoding M16 family metallopeptidase, translating to MTFKPLWLLSLGLALTAQPVAAQQKAAAKPAAASATGTRLVEKVTRKGSELVIPYEKYVLPNGLTLLIHEDHSDPLAHIDVTYHVGSARETIGKSGFAHFFEHMMFQGSDHVADEQHFKLVTSSGGTLNGTTNRDRTNYFETVPSNQLETALWLESDRMGFLLDAVTQQKFEVQRSTVKNERGQNYDNRPYGLASENIAKTLYPYGHPYSWLTIGYLEDLDRSNVDDLKNFFLRWYGPNNATVTVGGDVKPAEVVKLVEKYFGSINRGPAVQNMKLPEPVLTQDRYVSYQDNVRFPMLQMVFPTVPQYHPDEVALDALADIIGGGKTSLLYKNLIKTQKAVQTQAYHPSSELAGEFTIVALSLPGKGLDSTEAVVRKTLAEFEKRGVSDDDVARFKATREASVVNGLASVSGKVSQLAAYQTYVGNPNRLPQELQRIRSLTKADVQRVYNQYLKGKKAVVLSVVPKGSNALVAKADNFTASKDGYKAPATDEYANLKYTKATDNFDRATQPKGGANPVVQVPAVWRTDFDNGLRIIGNRNAEIPTVTMLLNISGGHRLEQQNPNKAGIASLTASMLEEGTQKYTGEQFAGALEKLGSDVQTYAGDDNTTVVIRSLTKNLPATLALVEEMLLHPRFDQADFDRLKKQTLEGIANQSTQPVAIANNTYARLLYGPGSVMSVPTSGSTTTVQGITLDEVKQFYQQNYAPNVSYLTVVGDVDQKDVLPRLGFLKTWGRKAVAAPASPTAEQPDKTRIYFVNKDGAAQSEIRVGYLTPLTYDATGDYYRAYLANYILGGAFNSRINLNLREDKGYTYGARSGFQGSRFVGPYTAQAGVRADATAASVKEFVKEIKNYRDGATDEELQFLQASVGQSDALKYETGQQKAAFLGRLLEYDLPTNYVSKQSEILKALKKEDLQASAQKYLPIDQMYIVVVGDRAKAFPGLSELGYEVVELDLNGSRVAAPAAPAAPAAAAPVTGAPAPAGEKVKMVKKDKEGKEKRKQKTNADGTAGKGE from the coding sequence ATGACCTTTAAACCGCTTTGGCTGCTGAGCCTGGGCCTGGCCCTGACCGCACAACCAGTGGCTGCCCAGCAAAAAGCTGCGGCCAAACCTGCTGCAGCCTCGGCCACCGGCACCCGCCTCGTGGAGAAAGTGACCCGCAAGGGCTCCGAGCTGGTGATTCCGTACGAGAAGTACGTGCTGCCCAACGGCCTCACGCTGCTCATCCACGAAGACCACTCCGATCCGCTGGCCCATATCGACGTGACCTACCACGTAGGCTCGGCCCGCGAAACGATTGGCAAGTCGGGCTTTGCCCACTTCTTCGAGCACATGATGTTCCAGGGCTCCGACCACGTAGCCGACGAGCAGCACTTCAAGCTTGTGACGTCGTCGGGCGGCACGCTGAATGGCACCACCAACCGCGACCGGACCAACTACTTTGAAACCGTGCCCAGCAATCAGCTGGAAACCGCGCTGTGGCTGGAATCGGACCGCATGGGCTTCCTGCTGGACGCCGTAACGCAGCAGAAGTTTGAGGTGCAGCGCTCCACCGTGAAAAACGAGCGGGGCCAGAACTACGACAACCGCCCTTACGGCCTGGCCAGCGAGAATATCGCCAAAACCCTGTATCCGTACGGCCACCCCTATAGCTGGCTCACCATCGGCTACCTCGAAGACCTGGACCGTTCCAACGTGGACGACCTGAAGAACTTCTTCCTGCGCTGGTACGGCCCCAACAACGCTACCGTAACGGTGGGCGGCGACGTGAAGCCGGCCGAAGTGGTGAAGCTGGTGGAGAAGTACTTCGGCAGCATCAACCGCGGCCCGGCCGTGCAGAACATGAAGCTGCCCGAGCCCGTGCTGACCCAGGACCGCTACGTGAGCTACCAGGACAACGTACGCTTCCCGATGCTGCAGATGGTGTTCCCGACAGTGCCCCAATACCACCCCGACGAGGTGGCCCTGGACGCCCTGGCCGACATCATCGGGGGCGGCAAAACGTCGTTGCTCTACAAGAACCTGATCAAGACCCAGAAGGCCGTGCAGACGCAGGCCTACCACCCCAGCTCCGAGCTGGCTGGCGAGTTCACCATCGTGGCCCTGAGCCTGCCCGGCAAAGGCCTCGACAGCACCGAAGCGGTGGTGCGCAAAACCCTGGCCGAGTTTGAGAAGCGCGGTGTCAGCGACGACGACGTGGCCCGCTTCAAGGCCACGCGCGAGGCCAGCGTGGTAAACGGCCTGGCCAGCGTGAGCGGCAAGGTGAGCCAGCTGGCCGCCTACCAGACCTACGTAGGCAACCCCAACCGCCTGCCCCAGGAGCTGCAGCGCATCCGCAGCCTCACCAAAGCCGACGTGCAGCGCGTGTACAACCAGTATCTGAAGGGCAAGAAAGCCGTGGTGCTGAGCGTGGTGCCGAAAGGCAGCAACGCCCTGGTAGCCAAGGCCGACAACTTCACGGCCAGCAAGGACGGCTACAAAGCCCCCGCTACCGATGAGTACGCCAACCTGAAGTACACCAAGGCCACCGACAACTTCGACCGGGCCACGCAGCCGAAGGGCGGCGCCAACCCCGTAGTGCAGGTGCCGGCCGTATGGCGCACCGATTTCGACAACGGCCTGCGCATCATCGGCAACCGCAACGCCGAGATTCCGACCGTGACCATGCTGCTCAACATCAGCGGCGGCCACCGCCTGGAGCAGCAGAACCCCAATAAGGCCGGCATTGCCTCGCTAACGGCTTCTATGCTGGAAGAAGGCACCCAGAAGTACACCGGCGAGCAGTTTGCCGGCGCCCTGGAGAAGCTGGGCAGCGACGTGCAGACCTACGCCGGCGACGACAACACGACCGTCGTAATCCGCAGCCTCACCAAAAACCTGCCTGCCACGCTGGCGCTGGTAGAGGAAATGCTGCTGCATCCGCGCTTCGACCAGGCTGATTTCGACCGCCTCAAGAAGCAGACGCTGGAAGGCATTGCCAACCAGAGCACGCAGCCCGTGGCCATTGCCAACAACACCTACGCCCGCCTGCTCTACGGCCCCGGCAGCGTGATGAGCGTACCGACCTCGGGCTCGACTACAACCGTGCAGGGCATCACCCTGGACGAGGTGAAGCAGTTCTATCAGCAGAACTACGCGCCCAACGTGAGCTACCTGACGGTGGTAGGCGACGTGGACCAGAAGGACGTGCTGCCGCGCCTGGGCTTCCTGAAAACCTGGGGCCGCAAGGCCGTAGCCGCGCCGGCCAGCCCCACCGCCGAGCAGCCCGACAAGACGCGTATCTACTTCGTGAACAAGGACGGCGCCGCGCAGTCGGAAATCCGGGTGGGCTACCTCACGCCGCTGACGTATGACGCCACCGGCGACTACTACCGCGCCTACCTGGCCAACTACATCCTGGGCGGCGCCTTCAACTCGCGCATCAACCTGAACCTGCGCGAAGACAAAGGCTACACCTACGGCGCCCGCTCGGGCTTCCAGGGCAGCCGCTTCGTGGGCCCCTACACGGCCCAGGCCGGCGTGCGCGCCGATGCCACGGCGGCTTCGGTAAAGGAGTTCGTGAAGGAAATCAAGAACTACCGCGACGGCGCCACCGACGAGGAGCTGCAGTTCCTGCAGGCCTCGGTGGGCCAGAGCGACGCCCTCAAGTATGAAACCGGCCAGCAGAAAGCCGCCTTCCTGGGCCGCCTGCTGGAGTACGACCTGCCCACCAACTACGTGAGCAAGCAGAGCGAAATCCTGAAGGCCCTGAAGAAGGAAGACCTGCAGGCCAGCGCCCAGAAGTACCTGCCCATCGACCAGATGTACATCGTGGTAGTCGGCGACCGGGCCAAGGCTTTCCCGGGCCTCTCGGAGCTGGGCTACGAAGTGGTGGAGCTGGACCTGAACGGCAGCCGCGTGGCGGCGCCTGCAGCCCCGGCCGCTCCGGCCGCCGCGGCACCCGTAACCGGTGCGCCTGCGCCTGCTGGCGAGAAGGTGAAAATGGTGAAGAAAGACAAAGAGGGCAAAGAGAAGCGCAAGCAGAAAACCAACGCCGACGGCACCGCCGGCAAAGGCGAATAG
- a CDS encoding DUF4175 family protein encodes MPVSQESSATTSALREVLARLEAFKRKFYLSLLVRGALVAGALLLSLFLVLNLLEYFLYLPTWVRGGLLFGFLGLVAYTFMRWIWQPLAALTNLRRLLSDEQAAQRVGELFPDVQDKLLNALQLQDQAKGNALIAASLEQRAGQLAGVQFENGINIRQQTRPLWKFVAVPALVIMAVLLVYPAFFVQGTARILNYRQKYAPPAPFRFIIENKALTAFKGEDFKLQVAVEGEALPNDVTIEYGGRERHLVQDRPGHFSYQFQQLQQDVAFQLTAADVTSADYDLRLRQRPNLRDFQVDVTYPAYLGKPAETIRNTGNLTVPEGSTVRWRFATLATEQLQLLFRNPDVTLTAARNEDDFTATRVVSRTQNYAVRLRNPASLNRDPIEYQLTAIADQGPEISLESFPDTTSLRYLALGGNLRDDYGLSRLQLHYRLTSKARPNAAFQARALPLARGPVQAYAYQWDLRPLKMQPGDRLEYFVQVWDNDGVHGPKSARTRAAEFRLPSRTELREQLNSQAESVQSQLSKASEQSKKLERELAKSQDKLKTKRDLNFQDRKQLQDMLEQKQQMDQQMQDMKKLFDELTQKQDELDPKSQELAEKAQELQKLMESLLDPETKKLYDELQKLLEKQQDMTQPDMQKLLQQLENKENTLQKELERALEMFKQLQFEQKQEAALDKLEQLAKDEQKLADDTQKNDKQDPDNKQSNEQQKAKNDQLQKEQQQKQQDFNELKKDLQDLKKMDDQLGNENGADEMKPEQEQVDEQMQDGEQQLGKNQNQKASQSQKQAAQKMQQMAQKMKQQMSEEEQDQQQENIDDLRDILENLLKLSFDQEGLAKDFRRVDQSDPRFVQLGQTQRKLKDDARVVQDSLYALAKRVFQLQSFVTREVGEMNGRMDESLDHIRQRDVGRATATQQQAMTSMNNLALMLNSALQQMQQEQRDSQSQQQQQGGGKPGKKKKKGSSPGEGQLGKMQQQLNQQIQQLQQSGKTGRALSEDLAKLAAQQQMLRQALQELEKQQKGGKPGQKDGKGELGGGGTGEAKKLMEQTETDLVNKRLTEQTVMRQRQILTRLLEAEKSARERDQEEKREAQTAQNRPPVFPPAFNQYKRQKDRQTELLRTVPPALTPYYQREVSEYFQKMK; translated from the coding sequence ATGCCTGTGTCGCAAGAATCGTCTGCTACTACATCTGCGTTGCGTGAAGTGCTGGCCCGGTTGGAGGCCTTCAAGCGCAAATTCTACCTGAGCCTACTAGTGCGTGGGGCCTTGGTAGCGGGCGCGCTGCTGCTGAGCCTGTTTCTGGTGCTCAACCTGCTCGAATATTTCCTGTACCTGCCCACCTGGGTGCGGGGCGGGCTGCTGTTCGGGTTTCTGGGGCTGGTGGCCTACACGTTCATGCGCTGGATCTGGCAGCCGCTGGCCGCCCTCACCAACCTGCGCCGCCTGCTGAGCGATGAGCAAGCCGCCCAGCGCGTCGGGGAGCTGTTCCCGGACGTGCAGGACAAGCTGCTGAACGCACTACAGCTCCAGGACCAGGCCAAAGGCAACGCCCTGATTGCGGCCAGCTTGGAGCAGCGCGCCGGCCAGCTGGCGGGCGTGCAGTTCGAAAACGGCATCAACATCCGGCAGCAAACCCGGCCCTTGTGGAAGTTTGTGGCCGTGCCGGCCCTCGTGATTATGGCCGTGTTGCTGGTGTATCCGGCGTTTTTCGTGCAGGGCACGGCCCGTATTCTCAACTACCGCCAGAAGTATGCGCCGCCGGCGCCGTTCCGGTTCATCATCGAAAACAAGGCCCTTACCGCTTTCAAAGGCGAAGATTTCAAGCTGCAGGTAGCGGTGGAAGGCGAGGCGCTGCCCAACGACGTCACGATTGAGTACGGCGGCCGGGAACGGCACTTGGTGCAGGACCGGCCTGGCCACTTCAGCTACCAGTTTCAGCAGCTGCAGCAGGACGTAGCGTTTCAGCTCACCGCCGCCGACGTCACCTCAGCCGACTACGACCTGCGCCTGCGCCAGCGCCCCAATCTGCGCGACTTTCAGGTGGATGTAACCTACCCGGCTTACTTGGGCAAGCCCGCCGAAACCATCCGCAACACCGGCAACCTCACCGTGCCCGAGGGCAGCACCGTGCGCTGGCGCTTCGCCACGCTGGCCACTGAGCAGCTGCAGTTGCTGTTCCGGAACCCCGACGTGACGCTGACCGCCGCCCGCAACGAGGATGACTTTACGGCTACGCGGGTGGTGAGCCGCACCCAGAACTACGCCGTGCGTTTGCGCAACCCTGCCAGCCTCAACCGCGACCCAATTGAGTACCAGCTCACGGCCATTGCCGACCAGGGCCCGGAAATCAGCTTGGAATCCTTCCCCGACACCACCTCGCTACGCTACCTGGCCTTGGGCGGCAACCTGCGCGACGACTACGGCCTCTCGCGGTTGCAGCTGCATTACCGCCTCACCAGCAAAGCGCGGCCCAACGCCGCGTTTCAGGCGCGGGCGCTGCCGCTGGCCCGTGGGCCGGTGCAGGCCTACGCCTACCAGTGGGATTTGCGCCCGCTGAAAATGCAGCCCGGCGACCGGCTGGAATACTTCGTGCAGGTCTGGGACAACGACGGCGTGCACGGCCCCAAGTCGGCGCGCACGCGGGCGGCGGAGTTCCGGCTGCCTAGCCGCACCGAGCTGCGCGAGCAGCTGAACTCGCAGGCCGAGTCGGTGCAGAGCCAGCTGAGCAAGGCCAGCGAGCAAAGTAAGAAGCTGGAGCGCGAGCTGGCCAAAAGCCAGGACAAGCTCAAGACCAAGCGCGACCTGAACTTCCAGGACCGCAAGCAGCTGCAGGACATGCTGGAGCAAAAGCAGCAGATGGACCAGCAGATGCAGGACATGAAGAAGCTGTTTGATGAGCTGACGCAGAAGCAGGACGAGCTGGACCCCAAAAGCCAGGAGCTGGCCGAGAAGGCCCAGGAGCTGCAGAAGCTGATGGAAAGCCTGCTCGACCCGGAAACCAAGAAACTCTACGACGAGCTGCAGAAGCTGCTGGAAAAGCAGCAGGATATGACCCAGCCGGACATGCAGAAACTATTGCAGCAGCTCGAAAACAAGGAAAATACTTTGCAGAAAGAGTTGGAGCGCGCCCTCGAGATGTTCAAGCAGCTGCAGTTTGAGCAGAAGCAGGAAGCCGCCCTCGACAAGCTGGAGCAGCTGGCCAAAGACGAGCAGAAGCTGGCCGACGACACCCAGAAAAACGACAAGCAGGACCCCGACAACAAGCAGTCGAACGAGCAGCAGAAGGCCAAAAACGACCAACTGCAGAAGGAGCAGCAGCAGAAACAGCAGGACTTCAACGAGCTGAAGAAAGACCTGCAGGACCTCAAGAAGATGGACGACCAGCTCGGCAACGAAAACGGCGCCGACGAAATGAAGCCCGAGCAGGAGCAGGTAGACGAGCAGATGCAGGACGGCGAGCAGCAGCTGGGCAAAAACCAGAACCAGAAAGCCAGCCAGAGCCAAAAGCAGGCCGCCCAGAAGATGCAGCAGATGGCCCAGAAGATGAAGCAGCAGATGAGCGAGGAAGAGCAGGACCAGCAGCAGGAAAACATCGACGACCTGCGCGACATCCTCGAAAACCTGCTCAAGCTCAGCTTCGACCAGGAAGGCCTGGCCAAGGATTTCCGCCGCGTGGATCAGAGCGACCCGCGCTTCGTGCAGCTCGGCCAGACCCAGCGCAAACTCAAGGACGACGCCCGCGTGGTGCAGGACTCCTTGTATGCCCTGGCCAAGCGCGTGTTTCAGCTGCAGAGCTTCGTGACGCGCGAAGTGGGCGAGATGAACGGCCGCATGGACGAAAGCCTCGACCACATCCGGCAGCGCGACGTGGGCCGCGCCACCGCCACCCAGCAACAGGCCATGACCAGCATGAACAACTTGGCCCTGATGCTCAATTCGGCGCTGCAGCAGATGCAGCAGGAGCAGCGCGACAGCCAGAGCCAGCAGCAGCAGCAGGGGGGAGGCAAGCCCGGCAAAAAGAAGAAAAAAGGTAGCAGCCCCGGCGAAGGCCAGCTCGGCAAAATGCAGCAGCAGCTCAACCAGCAGATTCAGCAATTGCAGCAGAGCGGCAAGACCGGCCGCGCCCTTTCCGAGGACCTAGCCAAGCTGGCCGCCCAGCAGCAGATGCTGCGCCAGGCCCTGCAGGAGCTGGAAAAGCAGCAGAAAGGCGGCAAACCCGGCCAGAAAGACGGCAAAGGGGAGCTCGGCGGTGGCGGCACCGGCGAGGCGAAAAAATTAATGGAACAAACCGAAACCGACCTCGTAAACAAGCGGCTGACGGAGCAGACTGTTATGCGTCAGCGTCAAATCCTTACCCGGTTGCTGGAGGCCGAAAAATCGGCCCGGGAGCGGGACCAGGAAGAGAAGCGCGAAGCCCAGACTGCCCAGAACCGCCCACCCGTATTTCCGCCCGCCTTCAACCAGTACAAGCGCCAGAAAGACCGCCAAACTGAGCTGCTCCGCACCGTGCCGCCAGCCCTCACGCCCTACTATCAGCGGGAGGTAAGTGAATATTTTCAGAAAATGAAATAG